One segment of Nostoc flagelliforme CCNUN1 DNA contains the following:
- a CDS encoding zinc-dependent metalloprotease family protein, which yields MSVSASLDLSKTFFLNSLLGANQTIYLDFDGNITSGTFWNTSERPANIITPAFDFDNDTASFSLVELERIQYIWQRVAEDFSPFNVNVTTQAPADINDLIQSGSDDTRWGVRVAIGGSSYDWYGEGARGVAYIGSFNWNSDTPAFVFAKNTFGDDKYTADTISHEVGHTLGLEHDGRITLDEEYYYGHGSEETGWRPIMGSGYQELTQWSKGEYASANNTEDDLQIITTQNGFTYRADDSGDTIATAKPLTISSTSISSSGIIERNTDLDFYSFVTGTGLISLIVNPFSRGPNLDILAELYNSAGTLIASSNPTDLLSASITTNVVAGNYYLKIDGIGKENPLLTGYTDYGSLGQYFISGTLNFLNIQRWATGQGGFWDTQKWLVGDFNADRKDDLVNVFNDGGLASIDTHLSNGESFGIQRWATGQGGFWDTQKWLVGDFNADGKDDLVNVFNDGGLASIDTHLSNGESFDFQRWATGQGGFWDTQKWLVGDFNGDRKDDLVNIFNDGGLASIDIHLSNGESFDFQRWATGQGGFWDTQKWLVGDFNADGKDDLVNVFNDGGLASIDIHLSNGESFDFQRWATGQGGFGDTQKWLVGDFNADGKDDLVNVFNDGGLASIDIHLSNGESFDFQRWATGQGGFGDTQKWLVGDFNADRKDDLVNVFNDGGLATIDTHILIT from the coding sequence ATGTCAGTATCAGCTTCTTTAGACCTGTCTAAAACTTTCTTCCTTAACAGCTTACTAGGAGCTAATCAGACAATTTATTTAGATTTCGACGGCAATATCACCTCTGGTACTTTCTGGAACACAAGTGAACGTCCGGCTAACATTATTACCCCTGCCTTCGACTTCGACAATGATACAGCATCCTTTAGCTTGGTTGAACTTGAAAGAATTCAGTATATCTGGCAGCGTGTCGCTGAGGATTTCAGCCCATTTAATGTTAATGTCACAACGCAGGCTCCAGCAGATATTAACGATCTGATTCAGAGCGGCAGTGATGATACTCGCTGGGGGGTGCGTGTTGCGATCGGCGGTAGCAGTTACGATTGGTATGGTGAGGGAGCCAGAGGAGTCGCCTATATTGGTTCTTTCAACTGGAATAGTGATACTCCTGCCTTTGTTTTTGCTAAAAATACGTTCGGTGATGATAAGTATACGGCTGATACTATCTCTCATGAAGTAGGTCATACGCTGGGACTCGAGCATGATGGACGCATAACCCTCGATGAAGAATATTACTATGGACATGGTAGTGAAGAGACGGGCTGGAGACCGATCATGGGATCGGGGTATCAGGAGCTAACCCAGTGGAGTAAAGGCGAGTATGCTTCTGCTAACAATACTGAGGATGATTTGCAAATTATTACGACTCAAAATGGGTTCACCTACCGAGCCGATGATTCTGGTGATACAATTGCGACAGCAAAGCCACTAACCATTTCTAGTACGTCTATCAGTAGTAGTGGCATCATTGAGCGCAATACAGATCTAGATTTTTATAGTTTTGTCACAGGTACTGGTCTGATTAGCTTGATAGTGAATCCTTTTAGTCGAGGGCCAAACTTAGACATTTTGGCAGAGCTATACAATTCTGCTGGTACCTTAATTGCATCGTCCAATCCAACAGATTTACTATCTGCAAGTATTACAACAAATGTCGTTGCTGGAAATTATTACCTCAAAATTGATGGTATAGGAAAAGAAAATCCTCTTTTAACTGGCTACACGGATTACGGCAGTTTGGGGCAGTACTTTATCAGTGGTACTCTAAACTTTCTTAATATCCAGCGATGGGCAACTGGCCAAGGCGGGTTTTGGGATACTCAAAAATGGCTAGTCGGCGATTTTAATGCAGACCGGAAAGATGATTTAGTCAACGTCTTCAATGATGGGGGTCTAGCTAGTATCGATACTCACTTATCTAATGGTGAGAGTTTTGGTATCCAGCGATGGGCAACTGGCCAAGGCGGGTTTTGGGATACTCAAAAATGGCTAGTCGGCGATTTTAACGCAGATGGGAAAGATGATTTAGTCAACGTCTTCAATGATGGGGGTCTAGCTAGTATCGATACTCACTTATCTAATGGTGAGAGTTTTGATTTCCAGCGATGGGCAACTGGGCAAGGTGGGTTTTGGGATACTCAAAAATGGCTAGTCGGCGATTTTAACGGAGACCGGAAAGATGATTTAGTCAACATTTTCAATGATGGGGGTCTAGCTAGTATCGATATTCACTTATCTAATGGTGAGAGTTTTGATTTCCAGCGATGGGCAACTGGGCAAGGCGGGTTTTGGGATACTCAAAAATGGTTAGTCGGCGATTTTAACGCAGACGGGAAAGATGATTTAGTCAACGTCTTCAATGATGGGGGTCTAGCTAGTATCGATATTCACTTATCTAATGGTGAGAGTTTTGATTTCCAGCGATGGGCAACTGGGCAAGGCGGGTTTGGGGATACTCAAAAATGGTTAGTCGGCGATTTTAACGCAGACGGGAAAGATGATTTAGTCAACGTCTTCAATGATGGGGGTCTAGCTAGTATCGATATTCACTTATCTAATGGTGAGAGTTTTGATTTCCAGCGATGGGCAACTGGGCAAGGCGGGTTTGGGGATACTCAAAAATGGTTAGTCGGCGATTTTAACGCAGATAGGAAAGATGATTTAGTCAACGTCTTTAATGATGGGGGTCTAGCCACTATCGATACTCATATTTTGATTACATAA
- the crtD gene encoding C-3',4' desaturase CrtD, with the protein MSSISLDKRNSHVVVIGAGIGGLTAGALLAHRGYSVLILDQALVPGGCASTFKRQGFTFDVGATQVAGLEPGGIHHRIFSELSIDLPPATPCDPACAVYLPGESTPINVWRDQEKWQEERQKQFPGSEPFWQLMATLFNASWEFQGRDPVLPPRNLWDLWQLAQAVRPSTLITVPFTLFTVGDALRLCGLGNDQRLRTFLDLQLKLYSQVDAEQTALLYAATALSVSQLPQGLFHLQGSMQVLSDRLVQSLERDGGKLLMRHTVEQIKVENGKATAVVIKNQKTGEVWTEAADHIVSNVTVQNLVQLLGEQAPSRYKNRVEKLPQASGAFVVYLGVDASAIPPECPPHLQFLYDVNGPIGENNSLFVSVSHSGDGRAPEGKATIIASSFVDPAQWWQTDDYEGLKEKFTQEGIARLAQYFYLKPETIIHQEAATPRTFAHFTARDRGIVGGIGQRIPTFGPFGFANRTPIQNLWLVGDSTHPGEGTAGVSYSALTVVRQIEAQ; encoded by the coding sequence ATGTCCAGCATTTCTCTTGACAAAAGGAACTCTCATGTTGTCGTTATCGGTGCGGGAATAGGTGGACTGACTGCTGGAGCATTATTAGCTCATAGAGGTTACAGCGTCTTAATTTTGGATCAGGCCCTCGTACCGGGAGGCTGTGCTTCGACGTTTAAACGGCAGGGATTTACCTTTGATGTGGGCGCAACTCAGGTGGCGGGGTTGGAACCAGGGGGAATTCACCACCGCATTTTCTCAGAATTGTCAATAGATTTACCGCCAGCAACGCCTTGTGATCCTGCTTGTGCGGTCTATTTACCTGGGGAAAGCACACCGATTAATGTCTGGCGCGACCAAGAGAAATGGCAAGAGGAACGACAAAAACAGTTTCCTGGTAGCGAACCGTTCTGGCAATTGATGGCAACTTTATTTAATGCCAGTTGGGAATTTCAAGGACGCGATCCGGTGCTACCACCACGTAATTTATGGGATTTGTGGCAACTAGCGCAAGCGGTGCGTCCCAGTACGTTAATTACTGTACCCTTCACTTTGTTTACAGTAGGAGATGCTTTACGGTTATGTGGACTGGGAAATGACCAACGACTGAGAACTTTTTTAGATTTGCAATTGAAGCTATACTCCCAGGTGGATGCAGAACAAACAGCATTACTTTATGCTGCCACAGCGTTGAGTGTATCCCAACTGCCCCAAGGATTGTTTCACCTCCAGGGAAGTATGCAAGTATTAAGCGATCGCCTGGTACAATCCTTAGAAAGAGATGGCGGCAAGTTATTAATGCGCCACACTGTAGAACAAATCAAAGTAGAAAACGGCAAAGCTACTGCTGTAGTCATTAAAAATCAGAAAACTGGCGAAGTCTGGACAGAAGCCGCCGACCACATAGTTAGCAATGTCACCGTGCAAAACTTGGTGCAGTTGTTGGGAGAACAAGCGCCATCTAGATATAAAAATCGGGTGGAAAAACTACCCCAAGCATCGGGTGCGTTTGTGGTGTATTTGGGTGTAGATGCCAGCGCGATTCCGCCTGAATGCCCTCCCCACTTACAATTTCTGTACGATGTCAATGGCCCCATTGGCGAGAATAATTCCCTGTTTGTTTCCGTCAGTCATTCTGGAGATGGCCGCGCACCGGAGGGGAAAGCGACAATTATTGCTTCTTCATTTGTCGATCCTGCACAGTGGTGGCAGACTGATGATTATGAAGGACTAAAAGAAAAGTTTACCCAAGAAGGGATCGCTCGTCTTGCCCAATACTTTTATCTCAAACCAGAAACGATTATTCATCAAGAAGCCGCAACACCGCGCACCTTTGCCCATTTTACAGCCCGCGATCGCGGTATAGTTGGTGGCATAGGTCAAAGGATTCCTACCTTTGGCCCCTTTGGGTTCGCCAATCGTACACCCATCCAGAATTTGTGGTTAGTTGGTGATTCTACCCATCCCGGTGAAGGTACTGCTGGGGTGAGTTATTCGGCGCTAACGGTAGTCAGGCAAATTGAGGCGCAATAA
- a CDS encoding saccharopine dehydrogenase family protein has protein sequence MTDSVLILGGRGRIGSTVAHDLATHTQAQITITGRSAEFGKAVSLSSGGQVQFLVLDLAEVDKLQDAIANSNLVIHCAGPFHYRDTNVLETCIAQGVNYVDVSDHRSYTSKALNFSEQAAAAGVTAIINTGIFPGISNSMVRQGVEQFDKPEKIHLSYLVSGSGGAGITVMRTTFLGLQYPFETWIDGKWKIIKPYSERELVDFPPPYGRTGVYWFDMPETFTLPKAFPSVKTVITKFGSVPDFYNHLTWIAAHVFPKWLMQRRYMIEFLSHVSHSMTDVTNNFSGIGVAVRSEVTGQKNGETAVYCSTVVHENTAVASGCGTGSIAQLLLEGKLKKPGVFAVEEALPTDLFEEVIQSRGIKINHSWL, from the coding sequence ATGACAGACAGCGTTTTAATTCTTGGTGGACGGGGGCGGATTGGTAGCACTGTTGCTCACGATCTTGCTACCCATACGCAGGCTCAAATTACGATTACTGGACGTTCTGCGGAGTTTGGGAAGGCTGTTAGCTTGTCTTCGGGAGGACAAGTACAGTTTTTGGTGTTGGACTTGGCAGAAGTTGACAAGTTGCAAGATGCGATCGCAAACTCTAACTTAGTCATCCACTGTGCTGGCCCATTTCATTATCGAGATACTAATGTTCTTGAAACCTGTATTGCTCAAGGCGTTAACTATGTAGATGTCAGCGACCATCGTTCTTATACCAGCAAAGCCCTCAATTTTAGTGAACAAGCTGCTGCTGCTGGTGTGACAGCAATTATTAATACTGGTATTTTTCCTGGTATTTCTAACAGCATGGTACGTCAAGGTGTTGAACAATTTGATAAACCAGAAAAGATCCATTTAAGTTATTTAGTTTCCGGTTCTGGCGGTGCTGGCATTACAGTGATGCGGACAACTTTTCTTGGGTTGCAGTATCCTTTTGAGACTTGGATAGATGGAAAATGGAAGATAATTAAGCCTTATAGTGAAAGAGAATTAGTTGATTTTCCACCTCCTTATGGACGCACCGGAGTTTACTGGTTTGATATGCCAGAAACCTTTACACTGCCCAAAGCTTTCCCATCTGTAAAAACTGTAATTACTAAATTTGGCTCTGTTCCTGATTTTTACAATCACCTAACTTGGATTGCGGCACACGTTTTTCCCAAGTGGTTAATGCAACGTCGTTACATGATTGAATTTCTGTCTCATGTTAGCCATTCGATGACTGATGTCACTAATAATTTTAGTGGAATTGGTGTAGCAGTTCGTTCAGAAGTTACAGGACAAAAAAATGGTGAAACCGCCGTTTATTGTTCAACTGTAGTGCATGAAAATACAGCCGTGGCTTCTGGTTGTGGTACAGGTAGTATTGCCCAGCTATTGCTAGAAGGTAAACTTAAGAAACCAGGTGTTTTTGCTGTAGAAGAAGCTCTACCAACAGATTTATTTGAAGAGGTAATCCAAAGTCGAGGAATTAAAATTAATCACAGTTGGTTATAG
- a CDS encoding cation:proton antiporter encodes MVDIYIIDLFVIGLLLLMVTLGSGWIARLPLSFALIYLVVGILLGPYAFGLIQLRRDGVFNAEVLEKITELVVIISVFSCGLRIVRPIRLGTWGITARLIVFLMPISILALAVVGKLFLGMNWGEAILLGAILAPTDPVLASEVQLTDINDQDELRFGLTSEGGLNDALAFPFVYFGLHALKDDNWGNWFKQWIAVDLIWAIAAGIVMGIVVAKSIVWIEKKIQKRRRADELMEDFIAISTILLTYSLTEMVNGYGFLAVFVAGLVVQRSYRNPEKPLAQLEFVEQVEKLLEVGTILLLGSILLLQPMLNYGMQSLLVIILLLFIIRPVGVWISTIGKRPVESHRRTFHPGTRWLIGWFGIRGVGSLYYLAYAFGNGLKGEAAEQIAWITYTTIVASVIIHGISATPLMKWYERNIANKIKANPPATIDEFE; translated from the coding sequence ATGGTAGATATCTATATTATTGACCTATTTGTGATTGGTCTACTTCTACTAATGGTCACATTAGGGTCAGGTTGGATTGCTCGTTTACCTCTTTCTTTTGCGCTTATCTACCTAGTAGTTGGTATTTTGCTAGGCCCTTACGCCTTTGGACTGATTCAATTACGTCGAGATGGAGTTTTTAATGCCGAGGTGCTGGAAAAAATAACAGAACTTGTAGTAATTATTTCTGTGTTTAGCTGCGGCTTAAGAATTGTTCGTCCTATAAGGTTGGGGACTTGGGGTATTACGGCGCGATTAATTGTATTTCTGATGCCAATTTCAATTTTGGCTCTAGCTGTTGTGGGTAAATTGTTTTTAGGGATGAATTGGGGAGAAGCGATTTTATTAGGAGCAATTCTTGCACCTACCGATCCAGTATTAGCATCAGAAGTACAACTGACCGATATAAACGACCAAGATGAGTTGAGATTTGGTTTAACTTCTGAAGGTGGCTTAAATGATGCTTTAGCTTTTCCCTTCGTTTATTTTGGCCTTCATGCATTAAAAGATGATAACTGGGGGAACTGGTTTAAACAGTGGATTGCGGTTGATTTAATTTGGGCGATCGCAGCTGGCATTGTGATGGGAATTGTTGTTGCAAAATCTATAGTTTGGATTGAAAAGAAAATTCAAAAACGCCGTCGTGCTGATGAATTAATGGAAGATTTCATTGCTATCAGCACGATTTTACTAACTTATTCTTTAACAGAAATGGTTAATGGCTATGGATTTTTGGCAGTATTTGTTGCTGGTTTAGTTGTCCAACGCAGTTACAGAAATCCTGAAAAACCGCTAGCACAGTTGGAATTTGTTGAGCAAGTTGAAAAACTGCTGGAAGTTGGAACAATTTTACTATTGGGATCAATATTATTATTGCAACCAATGCTCAACTATGGTATGCAATCTTTATTAGTGATAATTTTATTATTATTCATAATCCGACCTGTAGGAGTTTGGATTAGCACAATAGGCAAACGCCCTGTAGAATCACACCGCCGAACCTTTCATCCAGGAACTAGGTGGTTGATTGGATGGTTTGGTATTCGCGGTGTCGGCTCTTTATATTATCTCGCCTATGCGTTTGGTAATGGCTTAAAAGGTGAAGCTGCCGAACAAATTGCTTGGATAACTTACACTACTATTGTAGCTTCTGTGATTATACATGGCATCAGTGCAACTCCCTTAATGAAGTGGTATGAGCGCAATATTGCTAATAAGATAAAAGCTAATCCTCCTGCCACAATAGATGAATTTGAGTAA
- a CDS encoding bluetail domain-containing putative surface protein, with protein MTSTTTYTYDVDGKVISERTDNNSDGITDSVITYRYDLTFNSLDNNGDGKFDYVNTSIYDAKGNRTSNTSDDNGDGKVDTVETSIYDAKGKVTSNSRDNNGDGKVDSVETFTYDAKGNQTSHSYDFNDDGKVDVVYTYTYDAKGKVTFYSQDNNGDGKVDDVETYTYDAKGNRTSTTFANGDGKVGSVYTSTYDAKGNLTSDSVDLKGDGKVDYVSTSIYDAKGKVTFNSFANSDGILNVNTYTYDAKGNLTSNSFDNNGDGKVDSVQTYTYDAKGNRTSDSVDFNGDGKVDSVQTFIYDAKGKVTSNSRDNNGDGKVDYVETFIYDAKGKVTSNSRDNNGDGKVDYVETFIYDAKGKVTSNSRDNNGDGKVDYVETYTYGRASASYDFNNDHVIDAVGIYSYDLSGNLKSQKIDNNRDGIVDEVTAYSYSANGKLAAQVADKNNDGIANEITTFNYDRNGKLISADIDNNSDGITDAVATYLYDTNGQLISKTTREGNVPNQTLNGGNGADELSGGAGNDQISGKNGNDKLFGLAGNDKLVGGNGNDILNGGAGRDTLTGGCSADKFVFSSLSDSLLSSFDKITDLNICQDKIDGLYAVSAANLVQLAKVASLNLSDVQQILTATAFVAKGAATFTLGTGNHQQTFLALNDNTNGFSALTDAVIEISSYKGNLASLAVV; from the coding sequence ATGACCTCAACCACAACTTACACTTATGATGTCGATGGCAAAGTGATATCTGAGAGGACAGACAACAACAGTGATGGAATAACAGACTCAGTTATTACCTACCGCTATGACCTGACATTCAATAGCCTTGACAACAATGGCGACGGCAAATTTGATTATGTCAACACCTCTATTTATGATGCTAAGGGCAACCGGACATCCAATACTTCTGACGACAACGGCGACGGCAAAGTTGATACTGTCGAAACCTCTATTTATGATGCCAAGGGCAAGGTGACATCCAATAGCCGTGACAACAATGGCGACGGCAAAGTTGATTCTGTCGAAACCTTTACTTATGATGCCAAGGGCAACCAAACATCCCATAGCTATGACTTCAACGACGACGGCAAAGTTGATGTTGTCTATACCTATACTTATGATGCCAAGGGCAAGGTGACATTCTATAGCCAAGACAACAACGGCGACGGCAAAGTTGATGATGTCGAAACCTATACTTATGATGCCAAGGGCAACCGGACATCTACTACCTTTGCCAACGGCGACGGCAAAGTTGGTTCTGTCTACACCTCTACTTATGATGCCAAGGGCAACCTGACATCTGATAGCGTTGACTTGAAGGGCGACGGCAAAGTTGATTATGTCTCAACCTCTATTTATGATGCCAAGGGCAAGGTGACATTTAATAGCTTTGCCAACAGCGACGGCATACTTAATGTCAACACCTATACTTATGATGCCAAGGGCAACCTGACATCCAATAGCTTTGACAACAACGGCGACGGCAAAGTTGATTCTGTCCAAACCTATACTTATGATGCCAAGGGCAACCGGACATCCGATAGCGTTGACTTCAACGGCGACGGCAAAGTTGATTCTGTCCAAACTTTTATTTATGATGCCAAGGGCAAGGTGACATCCAATAGCCGTGACAACAACGGCGACGGCAAAGTTGATTATGTCGAAACTTTTATTTATGATGCCAAGGGCAAGGTGACATCCAATAGCCGTGACAACAACGGCGACGGCAAAGTTGATTATGTCGAAACTTTTATTTATGATGCCAAGGGCAAGGTGACATCCAATAGCCGTGACAACAACGGCGACGGCAAAGTTGATTATGTCGAAACCTATACTTATGGACGCGCATCCGCCAGCTACGACTTCAACAATGATCATGTAATTGATGCAGTTGGCATCTACAGCTACGATTTGAGCGGCAACCTGAAATCACAAAAAATTGACAATAATCGTGATGGCATTGTTGATGAAGTCACCGCTTACAGTTACAGCGCTAACGGCAAACTCGCTGCACAGGTAGCTGACAAAAATAATGATGGCATTGCTAATGAGATTACCACTTTCAACTACGATCGCAATGGCAAACTAATTTCCGCAGATATTGACAACAACAGTGATGGCATTACTGATGCAGTTGCCACTTATCTGTATGATACCAATGGTCAATTAATCAGCAAAACCACCAGAGAGGGAAATGTGCCAAACCAAACCTTAAACGGTGGTAACGGTGCAGATGAACTCAGTGGTGGGGCTGGTAACGATCAAATTTCCGGCAAAAACGGCAACGATAAACTCTTTGGATTAGCCGGAAATGACAAACTAGTTGGTGGTAATGGTAATGACATCCTCAATGGTGGCGCTGGGCGTGATACCCTCACAGGCGGTTGTAGCGCTGATAAATTTGTGTTCAGTAGTCTGAGTGATTCGCTGCTGTCTAGCTTTGATAAAATAACTGACTTGAACATTTGTCAAGATAAAATTGATGGGTTGTATGCAGTTAGCGCGGCTAATTTAGTTCAACTTGCCAAAGTTGCAAGTCTAAATCTCTCAGATGTACAACAGATATTGACTGCAACTGCTTTTGTAGCTAAAGGTGCGGCAACTTTTACCCTTGGTACAGGCAATCATCAGCAGACTTTTCTGGCACTCAACGATAACACTAATGGATTCTCTGCCCTCACGGATGCCGTGATTGAGATTAGTAGCTACAAGGGTAACTTAGCCTCCTTAGCAGTTGTATAA
- a CDS encoding glycosyltransferase family 4 protein, with the protein MRIFFLDQSGKPGGAELCLIDIAKPYGDRALVGLFADGSFKDLLQQNYIPVKVLATQAIQVRKESSLVQGLKSLVQLAPLITKVVKIAREYDLIYANTQKALVVGALASIFSRRPLVYHLHDILSKEHFSQTNLRIAINLANRFASLVIANSQASKIAFVQAGGRPDIIEVVYNGFDSKKYQTDESDINKLQQQLGLEKKFVVGHFSRLAPWKGQHILIDALAKCPPEVTAILVGDALFGEQDYVQQLHQQVAELGLENRVKFLGFRSDIPQLMAACDLIAHTSTSPEPFGRVIVEAMLCGKPVVAAKAGGVMELVEHGFNGFLVTPGEAQELAQVIITCLQETEITATIANNAQTTASRRFDVAIINQQIAQLLSHITSA; encoded by the coding sequence ATGAGAATTTTTTTTCTAGACCAAAGTGGTAAACCAGGCGGCGCAGAATTGTGTTTAATAGATATTGCTAAACCTTATGGTGATCGCGCTTTGGTAGGTTTATTTGCAGATGGGTCATTTAAAGATTTACTACAGCAAAATTATATCCCAGTAAAAGTTCTTGCAACTCAAGCAATCCAAGTTCGCAAAGAAAGTAGTTTGGTGCAAGGATTAAAGAGTTTGGTGCAGCTTGCGCCTTTGATTACTAAGGTAGTTAAAATAGCGCGTGAATACGATTTAATTTATGCCAACACCCAAAAAGCATTAGTTGTCGGAGCATTAGCAAGTATCTTCAGCCGTCGCCCTCTGGTCTATCATTTACATGATATTCTTTCCAAAGAGCATTTTAGCCAAACGAATCTTCGTATTGCTATTAACTTAGCTAATCGTTTTGCATCATTAGTAATTGCCAATTCCCAAGCTAGTAAAATAGCCTTTGTACAAGCGGGAGGACGCCCAGATATTATCGAAGTTGTCTATAACGGCTTTGATTCAAAAAAATATCAAACTGATGAGTCTGACATTAATAAATTACAGCAACAGTTAGGATTAGAAAAAAAATTTGTAGTCGGACACTTTAGCCGTCTTGCACCTTGGAAAGGGCAGCATATTTTAATTGATGCTCTTGCCAAATGTCCACCAGAGGTGACAGCAATTTTAGTGGGTGATGCACTATTTGGCGAACAAGATTACGTCCAACAGTTACACCAACAAGTTGCTGAACTGGGATTAGAAAACCGCGTTAAATTTTTAGGATTTCGTTCTGATATTCCGCAATTAATGGCAGCTTGTGACTTGATAGCACATACCTCTACTTCCCCAGAACCCTTTGGTAGAGTGATTGTAGAGGCAATGCTATGTGGAAAACCTGTAGTTGCAGCAAAAGCTGGCGGTGTAATGGAATTAGTAGAACATGGATTTAATGGTTTTCTAGTGACACCAGGAGAAGCCCAGGAACTTGCACAAGTAATTATCACCTGTCTTCAGGAGACAGAAATAACTGCAACTATAGCTAATAATGCCCAGACTACTGCTAGTCGGCGTTTTGATGTTGCAATTATTAATCAGCAAATTGCTCAACTGCTGTCTCATATCACGTCCGCTTAA
- a CDS encoding glycosyltransferase family 4 protein has protein sequence MENKPENLASSSASILTLGLGWFPKSPGGLERYIYELTHKLAANKDQVELCGVGLPEAEINSPIKLTNLASPDSAIWQRLWSIRTNFQKRRISKLDAINLHFALYSFPLLDILPKGVPVTFNFHGPWASESQQEVVNKNLSLLIKHQLIEKNTYNRCDRFIVLSKAFGKILHDKYQVPWSKINIIPGGVDINWFQPNLSPQEACTKLGWPTNRRILFTSRRLVHRTGVDKLLQALAIIKPRIPDVWLAIAGRGHIQAALQQQATELGLDDNVKFLGFLPDEQLPIAYQAAELTVMPSQSFEGFGLVIIESLACGTPVLCTPVGGMPEILSGFSPDLITPSTEASAIAEKLEQVLLGNIPIPSRETCRQYATTHYDWNQIAQQVRKILLA, from the coding sequence GTGGAAAATAAACCAGAAAATTTGGCTTCATCATCTGCATCTATTCTCACCCTTGGATTAGGCTGGTTTCCCAAAAGTCCCGGAGGATTAGAAAGGTATATTTATGAACTAACTCATAAATTAGCTGCAAATAAAGACCAGGTTGAATTATGCGGAGTCGGTCTACCAGAGGCTGAAATAAATTCGCCGATTAAGCTGACTAATTTGGCGAGTCCCGACAGCGCTATTTGGCAAAGATTATGGTCTATTCGCACTAATTTCCAGAAAAGAAGAATTAGCAAACTAGATGCAATTAATCTGCACTTTGCATTATATAGCTTTCCTCTTTTAGATATTTTACCAAAGGGTGTACCAGTTACTTTTAACTTTCATGGCCCTTGGGCTTCTGAGAGTCAGCAAGAGGTAGTTAATAAGAACCTTAGTCTTTTGATTAAGCATCAGCTAATAGAAAAAAATACTTATAATCGCTGTGATCGCTTCATTGTTTTGAGCAAAGCATTTGGTAAAATTCTACACGATAAATATCAAGTACCGTGGAGCAAAATTAATATTATTCCTGGTGGAGTTGATATCAACTGGTTTCAGCCAAATTTATCACCCCAGGAGGCTTGTACAAAGCTAGGCTGGCCAACTAATCGCCGTATCCTATTTACATCACGCCGCTTAGTACATCGAACCGGAGTTGACAAATTATTACAAGCGCTGGCTATAATTAAGCCCAGAATACCAGATGTTTGGCTAGCGATCGCAGGTCGTGGTCACATCCAAGCTGCACTACAACAACAGGCTACAGAATTAGGACTAGACGACAACGTTAAATTTTTAGGTTTTCTACCTGATGAGCAATTGCCTATAGCTTATCAAGCTGCTGAATTAACTGTCATGCCTAGTCAATCTTTTGAAGGATTCGGATTAGTAATAATCGAATCTCTAGCGTGTGGTACTCCTGTTTTATGCACCCCAGTTGGAGGAATGCCAGAAATTCTGTCAGGATTTTCACCCGATTTAATTACTCCTTCAACAGAAGCCTCAGCCATTGCTGAAAAATTAGAGCAAGTACTTTTGGGAAATATCCCCATACCTTCACGAGAAACTTGTCGTCAGTACGCCACCACACATTACGACTGGAATCAAATTGCTCAACAAGTACGGAAGATTTTATTAGCTTAA